The Bacillaceae bacterium IKA-2 DNA window GTGATAAAAAAAGCGAAAGAAATCATAAACGATCCTAAGTTTATTAATCAAAAGGGAACTCGTTCTTTGGTAGATGAAGATGCAAGAGTTGGTCGGAAAAGTAAAACCCAAAGTTTCTATGGATACAAAACGGAATTTGTCATGACGACAGATGAACGCATTATCACTTCTGTCCGAACAGCCAAAGGATCCTACATGGATGGTAATTATGCGAAGGAAATGTTAGAAGAAACAAAGGATTCCGGCATCGAACTCAAAGAAGTCTATGGAGATAAAGCTTATTTTAGGAAGTCCATACTGGACGTTATCGAGGAAATCAAGGCAACCACTTACATACCAGTCAGCTCCTTGGTGTACAGAATCGATGAAAGTAAGTATACCTATAACAAAGACTCCGATGAGTGGCAGTGCAGCCAAGGGAATACAACAGTAAACAAGAAGCATTTTATTTCGAACAGCAAAGATGGGAAAAGAGAAGGGTATAAATATTACTTTGAATTAAATCAGTGTAAGGCATGTCCTTTACATGATGAGTGTACTCAAAAAAGGGCAAGAAGAATTCTTACCGTTGGTAAAAACACTTCCGAGTTCTATGAAATATCTCAACATCAAAAAACAGATGAGTTCAAGGAGAAATATAAGAAGAGAGCTTCGATTGAAGGGAAAAACGCGGAACTCAAAAGATTTCACGGTCTATCTCGATCCAGGGGATATGGCCTGTTAAGTGTGTCGAAACAATCAAAACTGGCTGCAATAGCAGTTAATATAAAGAGGATAGCAGCAATGGTATCCTAAAAGTAAAGGAATACCGTCAAGGTATCCCACTATTTGAACAGATTTAGTAATAATTTCTTGAAGTATCCAATTTTTCATTAAATTTTAATCGAATTATATAAATTGGGCCAAAATAAAGGGACTTTTTCACTGGTCTCGGACGGTTCTCATGTTTCATCATGTTCTCATGTGACTATAAGGAAGTTCTATAAAAAATGCTTCTGACCACCCGCACTTTAAAGCGTCACAGCACCGGGTGTCAGGTGCTGTGACGCCTTAGAATAAAAAGGAATCTAAATAATAAAATGTAGTATTAAAAAATGGAGGGGTGGTTTTATTTGGTAGGATTACACTTTAATAAAGGTCTTGAGACACTTCGTGAAATTTTTTCGAACAATCTTTCGGCGGTATTAATAGCTGAGGAAATACAAATATGTTCATTAATTGATGATGCAAGAGAAATAAAGATTATCATGGAAAAATTTGATTTTGATTATTATGGTGTTGAAAAGAATGGGAAAGTTGTAGGTTACATTATTCAATCTGAATTAGGTGAAGGATTAATATCAAATTATATTCGTCCATTTTTAACGGAAGACCTAATCTCAGAATCTACTTCTTTAATAGAATTACTAAAAATTTTAAAAGAAAAAGATCCTATATTTGTACTTGAAAAGAACCAAGTAAGAAAACTAATAACAATTGCTGATTTACAAAAACAGCCTATTCGTATGCTTGTTTTTGGATTGGTTTCACTGTTGGAAATGAGGTTATTAGAATTAATTAAAGAGTATTATCCCAATAAGGATGAATGGAAAGGTCTTATTAATAAAAGTCGGCTAAAAAAGGCAAACGAAGTTTATGAAATAAGGAAGGGAAAAAATGAAGGATTAGGATTAATAGATTGTTTACAGTTATCAGATAAAGGAACAATTATTAAAAAAACACCTAAGTTGTTAGGTGCTTTAGGGTTTCATTCTATTGGAGAAGTGAACGTATTTTTCAGTTCAATCGAGGACTTAAGAAATAATACTGCTCATTCACAAAAATATGTATATCAAGACTTTAATGAATTCCTAGATAAAATTTCACGAATAGAAGAAATATTAACTTTGATATAATTCTTTGCTAGGGGACGGTTCTCTTGTTTCAAGTGTGTAGCGCGGTTGGAGTTGGTATAATAGAAAAGCAGTTGATATAGAAAAGTTCTATACCATCTGCTTTTTTATTTGTTAGTAGTTGGAAGATTAGACTATGATGAGTATAATGAGGACGCTCCAATGGTTGTCATTGATGGTAAAAGCGAAATATAGAGCTAGACAAAACGTAATTTTAGAATTAGGTTATTTTTTGGTAAAATAAGCAGAAAAAATGTTTTTCCATTAGTTAAATGACTTAATAAATCCGGATTACTATTTTTTAAAAATGAAAGGAGAGAATAATTACATATGAATAATAAGCAAGAAATAATTAATGATTTTAATAAGATGAAAAAAATGAAGCTAATCACTTGTCTATTAATTGATATAATAGGAAAAATCACCTTTTTTATCCCAGGTGCTAATTTAGTTTGGGCACCCATATCTGGTCTATTAATCTTTGCAACATTTGGAGGGTCTAAAGGGGTATTAGCTGGTTTTGCTGGGTTTACAGAAGAGATATTCCCAGGTACTGACTTCCTACCGACTGCAACAGCGATGTGGGTATATACCTTTGTAATCAAAAAAAATAACACATTAGAAGACCATATAAAAAGTAAATTAACAGAAGAAAGACTCGTGAAAAATTATAAAGATCAGCAAAAGAGAATTGACTAGAGAAACTAGGGGACGGTTCTCATGTTTCATCATGTTCTCATGTGACTTTAAGGAGAGCGGATTTGCGCCTGTCACCACCTGGCATTTTACGAACAAACGTTCTTTACAAATACAGAAAAATTTGTGTTGAAAACATGGGATCAGTCTATCTTGATAGATAGTTAAGAAATCTTTTCCCCGCAGTATACACCCCACCTGTTTCATCACCAAAATCGTCTTCTGGTTGGTAAAATTGTTGTGCGAATTTATTATGAATAATCGTGTTGAAATAAGCGATCGGCTTTTTGCCGGTTGCTTTTTTGTTTGTTCTCTCTATCTATTTACTACACTAGGAACTTAACTTTCAAAATAACAAAAAAACTAGGGCGTTGGTTAATCCTTAAACAATATTGCATATTGAATAATTTGGATGTGATTACTGATTTCTTAAATTACGTATAACTTTATAGGTGACTACAGCCATGGAATAGGACCAGCTGTGCCATCTTTTTGAGCCACCTCTGACAAGAAAATGAGCCACTTGCGACAAAGAGAGAGCCACTACCTAAAGATAGTGGCCTAGACCTTCCTATTTTTCTATTCCGTGTCGTTCTCTCATAGAGGTTTTTCCATCGATTAGGATACTGTAAGAGTCATGTACAATGCGATCTAATATTGCATCTGCCAATGTATCTTCTCCTATTTTTTCATGCCAGCCCCTAGGATCAAACTGTGAACAGAAAATAGTGGACCCATCACGATGTCTTGATTCTACTAGTTCTAATAAATCACGCGCTTCATTTCCTTTTAACGGTGTGAGGAGCCATTCATCTAAAATTAGTAGATTGACACTCTTGTATTGTTTCATCACTTTTCGGAATATTCCTTCGCCTCTAGCAACAGCCAATTCATCAAGTAAATCAGGTAATCTAATATACTTTACTTTGTAGAATTGCCGGCAGGCAGCTATGCCTAATGCACAAGCAAGATAAGTTTTCCCATTTCCCGAAGCTCCTTTAAGTATAATATTATGGTGCTCCTCAATGTAGTGTCCTGTGGCTATGCGTAGTATTTGAGACTTATCCAATTTTCTATCTGGATGGTACTCTATATCCTCAATGGATGCTTGACTGTCACGTAATTGAGCACTTTTAATCAGACGATCCAGTTTATTGTTTTGGCGACGTGACCACTCTATATCGACAAGCAAACTGAAACGCTCTTCAAATGATAGTTCTTGATAATCGGAAATCCTCAGCTGTTCTCTATAAGTTTCTGCCATGGCAGACATACGCATTTCATTTAATTTTGATAGTGTACTTTCATTTGTCATTTTCTTCTCCTCCATAATAAGCAGCTCCGCGAGTAAAACTAAAGGTGCTCTCTGTTTTTTCTTTTATATTGTTAGTAGATGAATCATTTTGGGACAGTTTATCTTGACCAGTTTTCAATATTGTTTGGATACTCTTAAGCGTCGGTCTTGGTGTATAGGACAGAGCTCTTTCACATGCTTTATCAACTCGTTCAATAGAATGTTTATCTGCTAGTTTCATTAATCCAAGACACGATTTCAACCCTTGATTTTCAGTTTTATAAGAAGCCAATATGCTTTTAACCGTAATTAAAATATACGTGCCCGCAGACCCAGCCCAGTCAAGGACAGTAT harbors:
- the istB gene encoding IS21-like element helper ATPase IstB codes for the protein MTNESTLSKLNEMRMSAMAETYREQLRISDYQELSFEERFSLLVDIEWSRRQNNKLDRLIKSAQLRDSQASIEDIEYHPDRKLDKSQILRIATGHYIEEHHNIILKGASGNGKTYLACALGIAACRQFYKVKYIRLPDLLDELAVARGEGIFRKVMKQYKSVNLLILDEWLLTPLKGNEARDLLELVESRHRDGSTIFCSQFDPRGWHEKIGEDTLADAILDRIVHDSYSILIDGKTSMRERHGIEK